The genomic interval taattaaacattatATGACCAAACCATAAATAAAATCTCCACATGAAAATATTCTAATGTGAAACATAAAGATAAACAGAATCCCAAATGTCTAGCAATTATAAAATTATGCATCATTTTGCAACATATTCAGGATATATAACAGTTTCATCTCATCTGATATTGCGTAAAATACTCGCATCAATGGAGGTTCTTTAGCCAATATGTTGGTTGCTTGAATACACTACATTGGAGTTAGGCCATTAATCTTACTGCTTATTTCTGTGAATAAATTGGTTTGCGAATTCATATATAATAGGGTATATAATATTTGGTGGCaaatttgtctttttatttttaataataaaaaataaataaaaaactaaaaagtagCATTACCCATAACAATTTATACCTGAAGAAATTGGGAGGAGAACTTCTCCCATTCTTTTCTCCTAATTTGATGTCTTTCCCTTAGAGTATTCCAACCATTAAATAAAGTAAACAAATGAAAAGGAGTGATTACCATACCTATCACTCCCAATCCTGATTAGTAAACATGCCATAAGAGATAATTTGTCGAATTCTTTAACTTCAAGAAATTTTAGTACTAAGgcctaataaaaatattttgggatacattattattacttttttgtTTAAACAGTGTGGAATACATTATTTGAAAAACAAATAGAAAATACAAGacaaaaaagaaaatctatGAAAATAAAAGGGGTAAATATAATCAAGTCAAATTACAGAGCAAATCAATAGACTTCATATCATAAATGTGTGAGTTAATGTTAATGGAACCACACTAATTAGATAGTGTCCCACATTATTAAATTATCAAACACCACCACTTGTATATTattgcttaatttttaatatagtatatttttttaacgcattttacataaatgtatacattttcttaaataattacaaaaaatgtgcaaaaaaaaatacaattttaaaaatatacacatttgaaaacatatttacaaaaattcatacaaaatcttaattaaattataatagatatattaaattagtcataaaaatagttataatcttaattaaattataactatttttatgactaatttatatagtattaatgagtAAGCCTAGTAATTACATAAattgtaaattaataattacgaaacataataaaatactaataataaacaataaaatttgtatttatcaTACAAATCACGTCAACAACataaatgatatatttttaaaattcaaaacataTGTAATCATAATTTTTTGATTAACTATGTCCAATATCATTATTAACtgatttttaaaaatcttaattttcacttatctacaatttatattttattttttctaattaaataatatttgaaatttataaagttatgtttgtttatttattttttaatgtaagaATTGTTTTTCAATAGATAAAttcgttcactaactcattagaaaataatcaacatatagaaacaatagaaaaaaaaatatatttattttagtatagtatgaATATTagatatgtctatttttatgtttacaattacaatgaacatatcaataatataaaatattttgtatgtatatatgtgtttattttattttctattagttaaacatactaatttaataaacaaaataataatattcacataggtttattatattactctatgtgtgtcatgtttattttttagtaattttttataaaataaataatatatataaaaaaatttgttttatctttttcttttgtttttgtttattgtgttatgtttattttttttaattaaataatatttggagtttataaagttatatttgtttatttattttttgatgtaagaattgtaTTTAATTCGTTTACttactcattagaaaataatgaatatatagaaacaataaaaagaaaatatatttattttagtataatataaattgactatgtctatttttatatttacaattataataaacatactaataatataaatactttgtgtatatatgtttattttgttttctatttattaaacctaCTAATTTAatagacaaaataataatattcacatatgtttattatatcactatgtatgtcatgtttatttttagtaattttaagcattgatttatatttatatacattaatgtttataattttgatattgtattttattgaagaaaaaaaaaaacttattaaattataataattcatactaaaatagataataaatattttttctttaataaaaaaaatatttaatttgtttatttttataaaattgtttattatttatttaattaattttaaagaattctttgttttgaattttaataaacatgttttattattaataatttttaaaacattaatataataagcataaggataaaatattacaaaataatattagaaaCATTAATTACAGTTTTCTATTCATggtaattagtttaattattaatgattaaaatgtatggttttatgtaataaattttcaaaatatataagtttttcaaataattttttttttttcacattttttgtaattattttgtttttgttgtacatttgtgaaaaaaacttttttttacttCACTCAtaatataacaataaaaaaattgtgtCGAATGTCCTATAACATGAACATAACGCACTAACAAGTATTCATGTATTATTTGTGGTATTTTTGCACGCACGCCATCACAAATTCACAATGAGTCTCACAATCTCATTAGCTTTATGTGGTAATAAGAGAAGTGAAGAGTGTGTGGATATGTGTCTATGGAAAATCGATGTTATTTGTTTGTTAGTGTACTTTGTAAAAATCTGATTTTGTGCTGGGTTGGTGTGGTGTGGTGGGGTATTGTTTTATATAAATTACAAATAAAGTATAAATTAAAGGAGCTAGGCAAGTTGAacattatattaatataaaatggGCACAGCTAAGCTTATTAATAAATTCAGCTCAACTGCCACGGGCATTGCCtaattttctctttaaattAAGCTCATCTCATGACACTACCACAATCTTCTCattcaattaattatatataatataatagatatttcttcttttttttttcattttgtggATCTAAAAAATATGGCCGATTTCAACAGTGCTAGTAATAGTACagggaaagaaaaagaagaagaagaagaaatagtaaGAGTTGAATTTAGTGAAATAGAGAAGAGCAAAGTGGGGATAATGAGGGCTCTAGTCCAAAATCAAGATTCTTCAAATTCAAAGGAAGTGAATGATGATTTGATTCTAAGGAGATTCCTTAGAGCTCGAGACATGGATGTTGAGAAAGCCTCTCAAATGTTCTTAAAGTACTTAAGCTGGAGACAGTCCTTCATGCCACCCAACGGTGGGTGTTTCACCCACTCAGATGTGGCCACTGATATTGCTCATAACAAGTTCTTTATGCAAGGCCATGACAAACAAGGACGCCCTGTTGTTCTCGTCTTTGGTGGCAGGCATAAGCAGCATAACGTCGATGACTTCAAACGTAATACCTTACCCCCAATTGTTCTCTCTAActctctttcttatttttttttttttttcattttacgaTTATTGATTAATTCATGATTATTATCAGGTTTTGTGGTGTATGTCCTTGAAAAAATATGTGGCAGGTAGGTCGTTTATGGCGTCTCCATCCATCCCCTTGATCTTTTTggttaattatttataagattaaGAAAATTACAAGAAATTGATGATGAACTAATCATTTACTCTGTGTCCACTGTTGTTGTAGAATGCCAAGAGGGCATGAGAAGTTTGTAGCGATTGCAGATGTTCAAGGCTGGGGATATGCCAATTGTGACATTCGTGGATACCTAGCAGCTCTATCCATTCTGCAGGTTATATCTTATATTTCATATAATCATTATagttataaacatatatatattacatgtattGAAACTCTTATTAACAAATGTATATAAACAGGATTGCTACCCTGAGAGGCTTGCCAAGTTATTCTTTGTCCATGTGCCATACATTTTTATGACTGCTTGGAAGATGATCTACCCATTCATTgacaaaaataccaaaaagaaGGTACTTATTTTTTTGTATACCTTTTTTTATGACAGCATTGGAAGATGTTTAATACACTTCTTAATCAGTTTTAATAGATGATGGttactaattttaaatatattaaattaatattttttgatttaatgataaataaagaaaaagaaatttaagattttatctttaatttagttattttttttttttgaaaaaataatttagttactctattgttttaaaaaatatatatatctttttatattatatcaaaataaatttatataaaaatatcttagtcaaacatattttttttttcagtcaaTAGATTAACCACAGCTCATATGattggaaaataattttttttaattaaataaaaaaattaaacattaaaacttaaatttttctaataatACCAATTACAAACGtactcatatatatacaaataatatatataaaaaaattaattaagttgatAACATGTATGGATGTTAATTGATTTGGCAGATAGTGTTTGTTGATAACAAAAAGCTCAAAGGTACTCTACTAAATGACATCGATGAGGAGCAGCTTCCGGAGATTTATGGGGGCAAACTACCTCTAGTTCCTATCCAAGACTGTTGACTTCTGCTATACACATTCATTCATAACTATATTCTATTATATCATATTATGCCATACcataattttttctttcatcattaatattcatattcataaatacaaatatattaCTATTTTATTCACTGCccaactataaatatatatatatatataatttttttggaaTTAAGTTACAATAGGGGGAGGGGCTTCTTCCAAAAAAAACTCATAAGAGCGTGTTAAGTCAATTTATGGGCCACAACAATTAAATtgcaataacattaaaaaatGATGCCGCAAAATTTTGATAACAAAACTTTAATGTCAGAAAATATAATATAACTTCTAATTTATTGCAATAGATATAAGAGTTATTCAACACTAAAATCGGCAACAAGAAtctaaaaattaactttaacacGCATACAAATAGTGCAAGACCAATTCAATCTCATCCAAAGAGCTAATGTTTTTGCTAGAATTGCTGAAAGATCACAAGTCGATTAGTATCcctttaaacaaataaaaattattttgcaaAGAATTCAAGTTTAGAATAGACTATATTTAACATTTGGAAGaattgattaaaattaaaaataaagactATTTAACCAAAGGGAAGAGAGATCCCTTTGGttacaaccctaaattttattGTAGCTTAATTGTAATATTCTACATGCTAAACATTCTACTAAAAtcacaattttaaattttattttagataatctTTTTATACCTAAAAAATTTaggggctttttcatttttacatttcaaaacagttttttttcttttttttttttttttttttgcattttttacggaattctacataaaaactcatattgcaactagcgctgcaaccactttagaaactcaaaccgtaaatttaaaaaaaaaaaaagttaaaaaaatagtatataagataattccccaaaaattttaattgagttttaaatataaaataaaacaaaataatcagCCACCATACTTGGCACAATCAACCATAATGTTGAGATTTATGTTCtaaaaataagtaattaatgGATAATATGTTAGAGAATGTAtagaatataattataaaataaatgatacattaattataagagtataattattaaatatctgAAAATTCATTATTCATATGGATCATGTATAATCTTGTAAGGATGTACAAGAGAATTAAAATTATACGATAAGAATAAAACAAGTTGGTAGTGTATTAAAGTAATGAGAATCTTTAATATGGAAATACTAAGTACGGTTTACTATACACTATACTTCTAGATACTtctagtgtgtgtgtgtgtgtgtgtgtgtgtgtgtgtgtgtgtgtgtgtgtgtgtgtgtgtgtgtgtgtaattTTAATATGGATCACATATGTGGATAAACATGTAGTAAAAgtgatgtgtataatttgattatacatgactggaccgatatgtaataaatatttcattaatgtGTCGCTTACCATGAAAGAGTTATTCATTTTACAATGATGATCATTAGTAGATCAACATGAATCCTAAGTATACATGAACTCCTATTTGTGTTCATTAAGTTCTTTGATTCACTTgttaaagtttctcagagaagatgattcttacaacttctgcTTTGGGAGCTTTATAACATGAGTGGCTGGGAACATGTTATACAATAGTGAAATCTAAGCTTTCCTAACGGATTAAATATTAGTTCCCTTATAGTGTTAATTCTGGGAGTGCTAACAGTTAGAtccaaatatataataaattatagatTAACTGTTTACATTGAACTAATGGTACATAAGGAATAAAGAGATAATTATAAGGATAAAATGGTATTTTGACCAACTCTAATTATGAACTAATAATTGGAGGGTGAATTGcttatattgattatattaaTGGAATACAAATAAgaattttgtaaatataattgtatattgtcaaagagtgcaattccatatttatagaggagtaataatagaattaataaattaaattattctaTTAATGAGATCgataataattaagtatttattgaAGCTTCGAAATATAGGTTCATCGCC from Cannabis sativa cultivar Pink pepper isolate KNU-18-1 chromosome 4, ASM2916894v1, whole genome shotgun sequence carries:
- the LOC115714953 gene encoding uncharacterized protein LOC115714953, translated to MADFNSASNSTGKEKEEEEEIVRVEFSEIEKSKVGIMRALVQNQDSSNSKEVNDDLILRRFLRARDMDVEKASQMFLKYLSWRQSFMPPNGGCFTHSDVATDIAHNKFFMQGHDKQGRPVVLVFGGRHKQHNVDDFKRFVVYVLEKICGRMPRGHEKFVAIADVQGWGYANCDIRGYLAALSILQDCYPERLAKLFFVHVPYIFMTAWKMIYPFIDKNTKKKIVFVDNKKLKGTLLNDIDEEQLPEIYGGKLPLVPIQDC